tcgtaacgttatttgaatcatttcaatttgagacatatgacattttatacaaataacacactttctcgagacattgttttacaaacgacttatcttatacaaacacattttacacggttatccgtttaaccatacagtgtgttcttatttatacatatcatctgattttatcatttttcaaatgatttacaagacaaagcaaattacaaagttcatgactaaacattttctcaaacataagtcatgaattccgttttcataaaaccaatgtatctcacaggcatttttatgctgacgtacctactttcacatgtgttttcaggagatgatgcataggacttatcaagatatacttaggcggacctgtgccttagtgactaaaaacgagacaagaactagttaatttatgttatgtactatttggttcttgtttgaacaatgtaaactttcatgtttgatcaataaaacggaacttcaattgccatggatttgaaacaattaattctgttacaacactccccgacatttccgccacgtttggtatgttctacgtggtcggggtgtgacatgagggCGTCGCCCTTGAaagattgagacacaaacttaaCTATGTCTTCCTTAGCACATCCACTGATGTCAATCACAgtctccatttcatctaaccacttCATGCAGTCGATTGCTCCCTTTTCTCCTGTGAAATCTCTCGGTTTACAGGAGACAAAGTATTTATAGGTACAACCCTTGGTGTACCTGGGAGTCTGTTCGAGGACAATCTGCCTCTGTGGTTCACTTCTCTGATTAGACGAGTGTTGAGACTCATCTTTCTTCAGTGTATGCGAATGAGATAGGGACTTTGTATGAGTTTTGGACCGAACATTACTCGGCTCCTTGAACTTATTATCCACAGCTTGAGCAACCGATGCGGTTATCATCGCTTGTAATTCAGCAGCAGTGATATTAATCCTGGTATTATTGTTTTCTTCCATGGGATGACTGTTTACTTCATCAGAGCCAGCCATAATTTGAGTACTATATCAAACAAGAATgatatatttaaattatataatgaATCATCGCATTGATGATTAGTTGGTCATGGTATCATTAAACCATATAgaccattttaaataaaaatcaatTTAATCATGATTTGCCTAGGCTACAACAGAACCATTATAAGCAATCAATAGGATATAATCCTTTATATTTATTGGACAAGGGATATAAAtcacaactgtcaatgtcatGAAAGACATTTTCATATAGCACAAGGCTCGTCTCGAAGGACATTtagatggcacaaaaggccttgtcacAGGGACGGTTAAAATATAACCATTGATCTCTTGGATCAGTGATCTTTTAAGGGTCGAACATAGTTCATcgcctttttgacaagaagtttataaaataaaactatcATTGTCATTATTACACCTTGCTTTTATGcatacatctcaaatggatgttttggtgtatacatcatattgatgtttattagccatgattcacaTTGATCATATAGGCTATAATAGTGACTTGGAACGATCCAAGTACATTTGGAAGCTTGTGTGGTTTCTAGTACTGcacagccaggaatgttaacatgttttcagatgttaacagggatttattgtcttaaaaaggttgtaccatcatagccattTAGAAATTGAAATGACATAGCATGATGATGTAATAAAATACAtatttaaaatccaaaaagaaactCCATTAAACATTAAACTATTACAAagatgccctaaacgggtcttgaAATAACACAACGTCCACGCAGAGACTAGAAAAAgaaaataagtccacgcagggactaggTACAGAAAAtaaaatgtcctcgcagggacttgattgaaaataaaatacaaaataaagTAAACAACTTTCTATTTCTTTTTGCCTTTGATGAGACTTGCAAGGCCCTTGAGAAAGCTGCTGTGCTTCTTATTGGTTTCATCTGCTTTACGCTCAACCTTATCCAACCTCTGCAGAATCTCTTGAGTTTGCTCCTGTtggggaggaggaggttgctgATATGGTGGGTATTGATACCCCTCCACTGGATATCCAGTTGGGTAAACTGGAGGATAAGACGAAGGATAAAGTGCATTATACTGTGCTGCCGTAAGATACGGATCTTGGGCTCCATAACCCGCAGAAGTTTGATATCCATAATCCACAGGGGTTGGATATCCAGATGGGTTATACCCAAATGAACCTGGGTATGTTGGTATCgggttgtcaaaacccactggcggtggcggtggtgcatAAGAAACCGGCGGAGGATCGTCTTTCGGCACCGCGTGCaagggtccacccatttgtgggtcctcGGGGATAGGAGGGTAAGAGCTTGAACCTTGAGGGGAACTGAACCATGGTCCCCCTCGCACAAATATTCGTGCATTCCTCCTTCGCCTCGGCGGCTCGGGAGGTGGCTGAGGTGGTTGTTGAGGTGGCTCCTCAACAGGAAGAGGTGGAGCAGTGACAGCTTGAAGGTACGGCTCATCCAAAGGAGGTTGAGCAGGAGAGTTATGATATGAAGGGGTGAATTCCCATTCATATTGGGCACACCGTTCGGCAAATGAATCGGGCCCCTGATATGGCGATCCTTGGTATGGAGAACCGCTAGAAATGCTGATAGGGTGACCCGGTGTCCCGGTTTGTAGCTCTGGATTAGGATCGTCGTCCATATCCATGTTGTGGGGGAagtgatgtaacacctcgtaaaatcacatCCAATTcaatgatgacacgtgtcataaaccctGATTGTGATTAAAGataacttgagggactaaaactATCAACCAGAGCAAAGATGTAATTAGAAGGACCAAAAGCATCATCATGCCAAACTTATGCCTCTGAATAACTCTGTATAATGTCCGTATTCATTATTGAATAAATTATCAAGCACTGGAAGCCGTTTGCGCTTATAAATCAAAAGTTACAAAAcacaggggttaaaagtgtcaatatgttaaTTTTTACCTCCCTAGGACACCCTTGACCTGTTTGCACTGACCATGCATGCTGAAAATGTCGGATTATTAAGTAACAAGAGTGCAGGGACTGAACATGCAACAAAACAAAAAAACTTTAAAAGTTGTTGCCTCGCGTGGCGTGTCGGGATCACCTTcccctggcgcgtggcgcgatgGAGGCACTTTTTCAGCAGAACTGGCAGATGCCTGTTTGCAGGTTCCACCGCCTTAGAAGCCTTGTTTCTCGATTCCAGGGGCTGCTCCAATGGTATTTCAcgcatagggacacctgggatcatCAGGGAACACTTGTAGACTAAGGTGGAATGATCTTGGAAGATTAAAAATCCTATATAAGAGCTTCATGTTGCAACCATTGTTCTTGCTCATTTTCAAATTTCACTTCAAATCATTCTCTGGAGCTTTCTGGTCTTCAAGCAAGTTTCCTTAAGTCTCAATTTCGTgcttaggaccattgtaagtgtccttaacctcctaatTTCAGTTTTGATTAgtttaatgaccaaaagtcaaacttatcgtaattaaggtttgacttagtgattaaccactaatggtccagtcattaGTCAAATTGAAAAtagctatgagttggtaattatgtgggtaataaacccttaaaagggcaccctctgatttccactctaactaggtcaattgtcgggtcaaacttaattataaaaagtcaacagaaagctatttttcaagtaaacacataattaacaatataGAAGCCATGAAGCCTGTTTTATCACttgtataacttggtaattagtgtaagaacatgtctaagcatgttcaacccggcaattttgagtttaggctcggttcgaaACCGacagtcgcaaaagtagacttttgctttgacttttagttctgacccgatttagattattttagaaatgccttaggctTCCATTAGGTCCATGTTCCatattagtataaccctctgagattatacaacttggatcCTAATTTATCCGATTCATTTGAATGTTTCCattatatgcctaaatgttgaccattatgcccttttgaccttaaaacgagatttttgaaaatgtgagaggacaaaaacctttgttactgatttataaacttgttctaaaaaatttgacatcagtttgaggtctagattaggagttatgctcaatatcgtaattaagaatctttttattaattaaacggcataattagcgtatagcctatttaaacccaaattttgacaccaaactttttacccactgatataatataatattttgggatttttgaagatttttatttatttttaagctgagcataacatagggttcttgctctaattcggtaattgtcggttttaccctttttgctaataaaatgagttttacgtaatattttgataccaaactttttgctactgattttatataataaatgaaatatTTTGAACCtaataaactgatcaaaaactcagatttccaaatttaacCTTTagagcttatgtgaaattaccaaaatgcccctacggtgcatagtttggtta
This genomic stretch from Helianthus annuus cultivar XRQ/B chromosome 8, HanXRQr2.0-SUNRISE, whole genome shotgun sequence harbors:
- the LOC110870656 gene encoding leucine-rich repeat extensin-like protein 3, with translation MDMDDDPNPELQTGTPGHPISISSGSPYQGSPYQGPDSFAERCAQYEWEFTPSYHNSPAQPPLDEPYLQAVTAPPLPVEEPPQQPPQPPPEPPRRRRNARIFVRGGPWFSSPQGSSSYPPIPEDPQMGGPLHAVPKDDPPPVSYAPPPPPVGFDNPIPTYPGSFGYNPSGYPTPVDYGYQTSAGYGAQDPYLTAAQYNALYPSSYPPVYPTGYPVEGYQYPPYQQPPPPQQEQTQEILQRLDKVERKADETNKKHSSFLKGLASLIKGKKK